A stretch of DNA from Callospermophilus lateralis isolate mCalLat2 unplaced genomic scaffold, mCalLat2.hap1 Scaffold_2286, whole genome shotgun sequence:
AACCAGCACCACCCTCCCTCTGCTTGTGCTTATCTACCTCTGCTTTTGCAAACTCTAGACAGCGGGGACAGTGCTGGGCTGGAGACAGCAGGGACAGTGCTGGGCTGGAGACAGTGGGGACAGTTCTGGGCTGGAGACAGCAGGGGACAGTACTATGCTGGAGGCCTCTACCATTTGGAAGGTAGTATGATCTTGGACCACTTAACTTAGTGATCTGTAGTGATTTCACCAGCCTCTACATCGAAACTTGAATGAAAATGGCAATTTCCATTTCACATAGTGCAGATACTTTATcaaatttcaattttcttttattctgatTATTGATTATAATTTCAGTTAGAAAATAACTGGCCCAGGAGAAAACTTGGGTTTCAATGCCCCAATTAGAAGTGtttcttggatgattaaatgtcaacTTAAAGATAATTAAAACACATTTGTAAGTATAGGTCCCTGTGAAATAAGATATTAATTTTGAGTgtattttttgaaatatgttcTCAAATAATTTGTTTCAAAGGCTTTATCTTTATTGTGAAATATTGGCTCAAAGATATAACAAATTTTGTAAATAATCATACTATGTAAATAATCATTACAGAAgagttttaccactgagcaacatccccagcccctttttttgttttttataatttttagacagggtttcactaagtggcttagggtctaagttgctgaggctggccttgaactcgtgatcctcctgcttcagcctcctgagccagtggAATTGTAGGTGAGTACCCCCCTCACCCAGTTttgcctttttttgtttgtttgtttttagtcagGCTCTCAGCAATTTGCTGAGTTTGACTTCAAACTTGTAATCTCCCTGCCTCAACATCCCAAGTAGCGggtattacagatgtgcaccaccataacCTTCCCAGGAATTTTAGAATTTTAGACTAAATTTCATTATCTAAACTCTTTAAAGGACTGTCTTTTTTTCCAGCTGgttgaattaatttatttatttaatagataGAAGGATAGTCAATagaaaggaaattataaaatactgGCAGAAAAGTGTCTCGACTATGGTCTTAGAAAATTATATCAGAAGTTATGAAGTAAAATGCTGACATGTATGGATAAATAATCACTAGACATGAATATTGATATGCTGGTACACTTATATCAACATTTACATAGCTGTTTATCTATCTGTTTATGGATTTCCATTTAAAGTCCGTTAATTTTTAAATCAACTAGAAAGTTATGTAAATTTTGTCCTTGAACTATAGAAAGAACTCAGAATATCTTAAGGAAAATGTTCATCTGGAAATTGGAAACAGGATTAGCAGCTATTATGGAgagaatgaaaatataaatttaaataaaatcttaataTGTCTTGCCTTTTTAAAGTTGtgcaccacaatttaaatcaaagtttggtaggcctctctctctctctctctctctctctctgtctctctctctctctttcatctaCCTAGAAATATTATTTCAGGAATGTATGAAATAACCTTATAATCATaaacttgaaaaaattgaaaggatATAAGAGTGTTAAGAAATACAGAATATAGAAATACAGAAGCCCAAAATAAACTCTGAGAGTaaatttaacaaattttaaaaatgacctaAAGTCTCAGAGAAAATTAAACAAgcaagaaactttaaaagagcaggtAGATATACATCTgttgtaaaatttattttaaagacaagtatcaaaaatatattaaaatattaattgcaGAAGAATttgcaaagcaaaatggaaatagTCCTGGCAGGCAGCTATCAGTCTGTCTCTCCCTCTTTAGACATTTTAATACAGATACTTCTTTAGAAGACACGGGTTGCTTTGTGCTGGGTTCCTGTAAATAATTTGTGTCTACAGATGGAGAACATTTTCAtagacttaaaaagaaaaattgagaGAACAAGCAGTGGACAATGGGACAAATGAATAATTCCTTTATTGGAGAAAATTTACTGTTAAATCCACATTGTTCATATGCATGTACAGATTCACACAGAAACACATTCATTGACGTCTGCTCCGTGTTGGACAGGAAAGCTTGGTATGCCTGCCCTCTTAATCACACATGTCCATTTTTACTGCAGAACGATTGTTTGAGAATGAGTAATAACTCTATGGTCACAGAATTTCTTCTCCTGGGTTTTTCTGACTCACGGAGTCCTCTGCTCCTACCAGCTGTGATTTTTACTGCGATATACCTGGCTGCCCTGGTGGGGAATGGCCTCGTTATTACCATCACCTCCCTGGACCCAGGCCTCCACTCGCCCATGTACCTCTTCCTGAGGAATCTGTCCCTCTTTGACATCTGCCTCATTTCTGCTGTGGTGCCCAAAGCTGTGGCCAACTGGGTCACCCACTGCCACTCCATCTCTTTCCTCGGCTTTGTGGCCCACGTCTTCCTGGTGCTTTTCTCAGCAGACACAGGCCTGTGCCTCCTCACAGCAATGTCCATGGACCGCTATGCTGCCATCTGCCATCCACTGCACTATGAAGCCATCATGAGCAGGGACACCTGTGTGCAGATGGCCACTCTGTCCTGGCTCAGCAGTGGCTTTTTATCTGCTATCCACACTGTGAGCACCCTTTTTTATCTTACTGTGGATTCCATGAGATCCAACAGTTCTTCTGTGACATTCCCCAGTTGTTAGCTGTCTTTCTTCAAAGCGTGTGACTGCAGAAATTGTGTTCATTATCATTAATGTCTTCCTGGACACTGGCTGCTTTGCCGGCATCATCATCTCCTACGTCTTCATCTTCTCCACCTTCAGGCGGATCCCATCCACAGCAGGGCGGGGCAAAGCCTACTCCACCTGCCTCCCCCACCTGGCAGTTGTAGTCCTTTTCCTTTCAACTGGTTTTTGTGCTTACCTGAAGCCCCTCCTGGGGTTCTCCTCCTCCACTGACTTGTCTCTCTCTGTGGGCTATGTTGTGCTGCCCCGATCCCTCAACCCCATCATCTACAACCTGAGGAACAAGGCAGAATTGGAGAAGCTGGTCAccgggaagctcctgacaaaccaGCACGTCCTCCTTTTCCTCCAAGAATAGTGTGATTCCTCCCTTCCCACTCGTGGATATATGGGGTCAGTCTAGGCTTGTCTCTGTTTGTCTCCAACTGTTTTCTGGAACCAATGTGTTGATCTTAGTTCAAACTGGAATAAAATACATGACCAGGTTATTAGCAAAGCTGCGCTCGGCTGTACCCATCCTAGTTTTGGAGCATTGCCAGAGAAAGTGTGCTCATTAGTGATTCACCGCAGGTTTCTCTAGGTTATCTTAATTGGTTTATTAAATCAAGGCACACATCTTGGTTTTCGATATTTGCCAAGGGAGTTATTAAAAAGTCATTCTTCAGTGAGTCTATAGATCTAGATGCTGTGGTTTGTGctccaaagaggaaaaacagccATTGTGACCTAAAAATCTCCTGGCCAATGGCCCTGATTGCACTGGACCTGCCTAATCTCACTTCACCCTGTTGGGTCTGTTGGGCTCTACCCTGGCCTGTTAGACATTCTTTCCTGAGCACACATTTCTAGAACCTTACACGTTACTTATATTGTCCTCATTTACAAAATTAGCTTCATAGTCAATAAAATATTCACTCCTATCTCAACAGCACATTCATAAATAGCACTGAAAAGCAAAGGATGGACACTTTGCCAGGAGATGCATTTTCCACAGATGGGCAGTTCTCCTACCTAGGCATGAGCACTGTATCTCCTATCCCCAGATGATCATGTCCTTTCAACATTTTGGGGTTGCATAAAATATGAGATGTTGAGAATTTGTTAATAATTTCTGTCttatatgtaaaaataatttctgtgttCTTAAGTTTTCACTTTACTATGTACTTTTTACCTATACTTTGAAATGTTCTTAATTTTCTATTCTCATTGACCAATATATGGAACTAACATATGAAGCTGTTAAATATGTGATTTATTagtactttctatcacttccttatGATTTGAATAAGAGGtgttcctcaaaagctcatgaGTGAGACAACACAAGAACTGTGGCagctgaggtgtggctggaggaggtggtcagTGGGGGGTGGCTGTGGGGTCTGTATTTTTTCCGTGCTTGGTAGAGTTCTCCTCGATTCCTGTGGGCCGTGCCCTGAGCTGCTCTCTTTCACCACGCCCTTCCTCCATGATGCTCTGAATCACCTCAGGCCCAGGGCTGTGGATCAGCTCACtgtggactgaacctctaaaaACATGAACCAAAATAGACTTTCTCTCCTCTAAAGTGCTCTTGCTGGCTATCTTTATTACATTGACCAAGATCTAACTTAAACAGTATAATATCTGACCCCAATAACTGCAGGTGCAAAACTGGCTTTGAATCAAGCTCAGTGATTTCCCCTTAGCACTCAGCCAACCATACCAAGAGCTGgagacacactctctctctctctctctctctctctctctcacacacacacacacacacacacacacacacacactgagaattttaaaaaggagaaaaaacttATACTTGTCTTATGATTTTTCTGGTTCATGACCTTACCTGAAAATAAATGTACAGTGAAAAATATTTGGGGGAAAATATATATTAGTTAGAATTTACTAGAGGAAAAGGAAAGAGTTAAGTATGCTTTGTGTttcctctttattttattattttctaaaacaTTAGTTCAAAATAATTAAGACTAGAACTCTCCTGCGGTTCAGCAATCCCACTGCTGGGCAATCCACAGGTCAAGGGGATATTTGACAATGGAGCACATCTAGGCTGCAGCCCTGCGTCCTGGAAATGAAGTAGTGAAAACAGCTGACCAGAGAGGCGGCCAGAGTAAACACCCCGAACCCGACATTGGACAGCTCGAGACTTGATGGGACTTGCAACATGGGATTTGGTTACTGGAGCAGAAAATGAGGAAAGAATTCCTTGAACCCAAGCCCTGACAATTGTGGAGCCATGGGGAGGTGTAacaaagagaagaggggaagggaaAGCCCATGAGCTTCCTCCTCGGAAACAGCTGGGAGGACAGCAGGCTGAGTTAGCCGGTCATCAGCCCCAGAGACAATGGAGAACCTCACACAGGCCAGCCGGGGTGGGCTGAGGGCTGTGCGGCAGAGTGGCCTCTGCAAAGTCTATAGTTGGCCTGCTTCCCTAGAACAAGCCGAATAAACACAGGCTCTCGCCACATTCAGACAGCCACAGGTAAACCCAGAGGGAGCGCCTTGGGAGTGGCTGCCTCTGACACTCatcagagaggctcctgtggaggATCACTGCTGGCTGAAGACTCCCCAAACCCTCCGCTGCAGACAGAGGAGTGAGGGGGACTTTGCCCAAGAGCAAATCACTCCCATGGGTGTGAGCCCCAACCCAGCACTCCCCCACCACCAAAGGAGCCGGTTGACATCATACCCCTCTCACGGTGGGTGGAAGCCTTGGTGTCACAGATGCCCACAGAGGAACTGTGCCCACAGGCCTCACAGGTTCAGTCATCAAGAGCTTTGATAGGGCTTTACCAAGAATCCCCAGTGGATGAGGCAGGTGATAAGCACTCACAGCCACAGGGGCTCAGACCAAGTGGGCCCACTGATACTCCACTGCCATTACAGAGATGGCATCCTGACCATCTCCACCAGTCACAGACTCCACCCACAGAAAGCCTATGCTCACAGGCCCCACCTTTGCAGACAGCCACCAAGCTCTATGCCACCATAAAGAAGGCCCTTCAGGGGGAAGTGAATGCTTAGAATTCCATAGAAGTCAACAACAGCCCTGAGCCTCCCCTGTTCCCCCCACCTAATGGAAACAGCCAGTGGGTGCAACATCCCAAGCATGCAGACGGGCCTGTGGGCTGCCGACCACCCACCAGCTGGTGAGAAAGTGACAGAAACCAGGGAAGCAGCTCCTGATCCCAGCATGGTTCATCTCATGGACAGAACTTCCAGTGCTTcagatagatagctctgtttactTCATTAAATAGTATAAAGACAAAACATTGGGAGTTTAGCTTTTTAGAAGCCATGAACATGATTGGAGTATCTTCCCATTGAAAGGTTACAATAGGAGCAGATGACCTTTCCAgagaattctaccaaacattcaCAGAACTAACaatctttttaaattcttttgaaaAATTGGCATTGGGACAGCCCTTccaaaattattccatgaaataagtCACTGCCCCCAAATACAAACAGACAAAGAcataaaaagaacagaaaactatagaacaataTTCCCAAATGTTCCTCAACATTAATCCTAAACAAAATACCAGTACACTACCACCACCCACATAACCAAATGGCACGGGCATGTTCCCAGAGAAGATGAGTAAATGGTTAATTACTGTATGAAAAGAGACTCAATATCACttataatcagaaaaatattCATAAAACTACAGCGATGTCTCTTAGGGACTGTGTTCTCTTTAACAATCACACTCTCCTAGCCCCCGTTGTACTTGCccttttctagagaaactgcgaGATTTTTCTAATCCTTCTGCCCTGCTTTCTGCTCCTGAGTGTCACAGTAAACTGGGCTGAAGGCTGCCTGGGTATCCATGCCTCTGCCCCAGTGCTGCTCTGGCTGGAATTTCCTCTTCCAAGTTAATTAGCCCAGCATCTTTAAATCCAtcctcacagaaagtctcagtatACAGGCAGAACACAGGCGATTCCTTTGCCAGAACACCAACAGTCTCTAGTCCAATTTCCATTAGAacctgctaagagccacagccaaataatatgatgcatggcattttgggttgaaaggtgatgccagcaagccattgagatgatatgattttgttaagatctgcattcatatggatattggactcctgctgtccaccttggcctgctacgggactcctggagagttcccattggttggggaagtccagtaggagggaattccagaggagggACTTCCTGTTGGGGTCTGGGAGAACGCCGGGTGGGTCGGTCGGCAATCTGGCCGGGAGCGTAtggggcattggcggcagtttcaaaaataaagtttgttcctgcttgaatggctcatgattttgtgcccagccagaccgcAGCAAGAACCCCCCTTCCCCTCTGAAGCCCCATTAGAGTCTTTACTGTTTGCCATTTTATTGGCCTTCTTGTCTCTGCCTTCccaccagaactgcccattaaGCTCCATTTACAGCATTCAAAGGCTTTTCcagattgctttttttttaaatttctgttccTGATCCCCCTTTTCCCTCTCCATTTTCCCTCCTGTCCTCTCCTCTGACCCTATCCTTCCTCTACCCTACTAGACATCTTTTCACTCTTCTATTAATTTGTCCAGACTGCATTGCTAAACTTCCAAAAGTACCTCTCCCAAACCATCTCCAGTGTCTTCTGAACTGTGTGGTCAGGTGAGTCATAGCAGTAGAAATTGTCACTGACAATTTCTGTTTCAGTTAGatttttgcatcactgtgaccaaaagacctgaaaagaacaacttagagggaaagtttatttaagCTTAAAGCTTCAcaggtttagtccatggttggctgagtccatggctctgagcctgaggtaaggctgaatatcatggtagaagagaaaagtagctcaggacatggcaatcaggaagcagagaatgcTATGTAAGTGTGTTTCAAAAAATTAATGTGCATTTCGGTGACAAAAGATAAAACAACTCATTCAATATGGGCagagttttatattttttttgtaatttttattagccattttaattatacaaaaaaaacccatgggtttcattgtggcatattcatattcATCACCCAAAGAGGAAAATCAAGTGGCAAGTAAGTGCATGAAAAGTCCCACAGTATCATTAGTCACTTGaaagcaaaaattaaaaccatAGTAAGGCACCACATCCCACTAACGAGAACTGCAAACataagaagaacaaaaacaaaaaatgtgacAGTGAAGATTGTAGAGAAATTGGAACCCTCAACACATCACTGAGGGAAAATGTAAAATGGTATGGGTGCTGTGAAGAACAGCTCTACAGTTCTGCAGAAAGCTGAACGTGGTTACCACTAAACCCGCCATCCCATGCTAAGTGTGTACTTAAGAAAAGTGAAATGGCCTGTGTATAGACACATGATAGCATCAAAGTGTATATCAACTAATGAATGGGTAAttagaggggggagggaaagagagagagaagggaaattgcagggtaaaggaaggagaccctcattgttatacaaaattacatataagaggaagtgaggggaaagggaaaaaaaaacaagagagacaaatgaattacagtagatgtggtagagagagaagatgggaggggaggggaagagaggggaggggagtggggatagtagaggataggaagagcagcagaatacaacagaatacaacagacactagtatggcagtatgtaaaatagtggatgtgtaaccgatgtgaatctgcaatatgtatacgggtaaaaatgggagttcataatctgcttgaatcaaatgtataaaatatgatatatgtaatgttttgaacaactaataataaaaaagacatatcaaaaataaataaaataaaataaaatatgtccatacaatggaatattagtcattCATAAAAATGAATTACGAGTACATTCTAATGACATGGATGAGCCTCATGGACGTTAAGattagtgaaagaagccagttgtAATAGCTTCATGTTCTATATCTACATGGTGTGGAATACAATTTAGGCAAATCCATAGGCATAGAGAGCAAATTAGCAATTTCCAGGGGGTGGGGTAAAGAGAAAACAGACCAGGGCTGTTAAGAAACACAGTGGGCTTTTCAGAATGATGGAAATGTTGTGAAAGTAAGGAGTGCAATTTTTATGCAACTTTGGGATGTATCAAAAACATTAAACTATACATTTTATATGGACAAAATTTATGGCATGTGACTTAATCTCAGTAAGATTGTTGTAAAAATAGACTCTCTCTATATAAGTTCCCAAAGACAAAAATGCAATAATATACAATATGGCAGagtttttaatagaaaaaaaaaatcctggaagCAAACATCTGTAAATAAActtctaaggaaaaaatatataatacatttataaatataaaaacacatttaagttataaaagagcagaatttatttatatgtgataatattttataaatcaaCTGTGAcctttttaatgtcttttcttCTAATTTTAACATACATACTAATTCTAAGTTGGTTTTTATTAAATAACTATTTTGCTTATTATcagtcataattttttctttttttttctttaatgagaagacagttatttgattttattaatatattaaaatattataatttattcattcttaaaaaagttataaatttatatatatcatataaaatcataattcagaatgcaaaacaaaatagaacaataAAGACATAGACATGTATAACATATTAACATGATAATaagatatttatttcttatttatttatttatttatttttttattggttgttcaaaatattacaaagctcttgacatatcatatttcatacattagattcattttttctAATTCTGATAATGCCTGTCTGGCAAagtcattaaaattaaaacattttaaatgttgTCTTTCCTTGGTTGTGTGCAGCATTACatagtctttttatttattatattattagcacactaaatatataaattaatggGTTTCATTGTGACATTTTCACATGAGCATCCATGTGTCCAGTGACCCTCTCTCGACCTCCTCCCCTGCCAGCCTGATCCCTTTCTTTAGTAGCAGTCTCTCCTGTTGCTATGTCATCATACCCACCCCCTAAGTTTCACTTACACAAGAAACTTGTGATGCTTtcatttctgagtctggcttattttgtttaacgTGGTGGCTCAAGTTGCACTCCTCTTCTGAAAATGACGCCATCCCATTGATCTTTGTGGATGAATAACAATCCATTCTGCACACACTCCACATTATATCTGTCCATTCATCTGCTGCTGGGCAGTGAGACCCATCCCACAACTTGGGCACTTTAAATAGCCTCCCAATAAATGTGGGTTTATTGGGGAACTATAAACCAGTAAACTAGATCAAGTAGCTCTTTTGTATGCTGACTTTGACTCCTTTGGACATGTATGTAGCAGTGGTATAGATGTATCACAAGGAAGTTCTAAcctcaggtttttgtttttttaagagagagagagagagagagagagagagagagagagagagagagaattttttaatatttattttttagtttttggtggacacaacatctttgtttgtatgtggtgctgaggatcaaacccaggcacacgcatgccaggcgagcgtgctaccgctcgagccacatccccagcccactaacTTCAGGTTTTGTGGCACCTCTGCACTATTTTGCATAATTATTGTTGTCATTTATACCCCAATCATCAGTGTTTGCAGGTTCAGCATcaacatttgtatttttttattttgttgagaGTAGCCTTtcttactggggtgagatgaaatctcatttgatttttaatttgcatttccctgatggctaaacaTGTTGagcattatttatatatttcttgtacttcttcttttgagaagtgtttatTCAGATCATTTGCCCATAGGCTTGCTTGTCCTTTTGTTGCTGAATTTTTTAAGtgttttgtatattctgaatataagtCTTCTATCAGATAAATTACTGGCAAtaattttctcctattatttttggggggtgaggctggggggctggggattgaaccaagggcacttaaccactaagccacagtcctttttaatatttcatttagagacagggtctctataaGTTTCTTTAGgtcctcgataaattgctgaggctggctttgaacttgtgattctccttcctcagcctcccaagacactgcaggcatgccccaccacaccaagcatgattttctcccattctgaatgGCTGTCTCTTTACCTTCCTGATTTGTTTCTTTATGCTGCAGAAGCTAGTGTAATTCCATTTGGCAATTCTTGCATTAATTTCCTGAGCCATTGTGTTCTTATTCAAGAAATAATTATGTGTATCAATATCTAACACTGAAGAAAATCTCAGTGTTACATTAAGGTCTTTGGTCCATTTTAAGTCAATGTTTGTATGGGTGCAAGATAGGAATCTAGCTTCAACCATCCATGGCTGAatgtccagttttcccagcactgtgTTTAAAAGAGGACAACAGTTTTCCAACCTGTGTTTGGGCTCCTTTAATCAAGAATCAGATGCCTGTAGATGCctgtgtcattccaggatctactcTCTAGTCCGTTGCTCTGCATGTCTATTTTtataccaataccatgctgtgtCTGTTAAGATGGCTCtgtgttatatttttaaatcactgTTGTGATGCTGCTAGAATTGTTCTTTCCCTGAGAATCGTGTTGGTTATTTAGGACCTGGTGTTTCCATATGACTTTCAGGGTGGTTTTGCCTTGgtatttgatggggattgcatgaaACCTGTAGCTCACTTTGTTAGTATGGCCATTTCAATTACAGCATTAATACTCTAATACAAAAACATGAAATAGAGCTGTGGCCACAGCTCAGagttagaacacttgcctagcatgcatgaggtcccaagttttattgccagcaccataaaactaaaactaaagtaaaacaaaaaccaTGAAACACTCAGTGATCAGTCTGTAAAAGTATGAAAACTGTAAAGTTTTCTTTGTGATGTAGAAGCTGGTGGAATTCCATTTGTTAATGGTGTAAAGATCGGCAAATAGATCAACAGAACATgacaatttcagaaaaaaaaaaatccccagatGGGTCGGCAACTGATTTTTAACCTAAGTCCAAGGTAATTCATTGAAAACAGGCTAGTATTTTTTAATGGTTCTGAAATATTGGAATTTATGTGCAAAATGACACTTGAACTCAGCCTGGCACTATTTAAATTAACTGAAACTGATCCTTGGACTCAAGTGTAAGCCCAAAACTGTATCTGTAGAAAAACATAACTAAGAACTTATGAGTTTGGATTAAAGATCTATTTACGTAAGACAATGCAAACACATTCACTCATAAATTGATACATTGGATTTAATAAAAAACTAAAACCTCTGCTCTTAGAAGTGCAATGTTAAAGAAAGATATATCAAGTCACACTGTGGGGACAGACTTTAAATCATGTATTTCATCAGGGGCATTTATTTAGAAGATATAAGGAACTTCTAGACCTCCATAATCAGAAAAATGATTTTTTCCCAACCAAGGGGGAAAAAGAGCAAAAAGTTTAAACAAATATTTCACAAAGCAAAGGTGTTCACATGGTAAGTAAGTTCGTGAAAAGATTCTATCATATTGCATTTAGCAAACACGTGTTAAATCAAAATGTGACACAACCACATACTTGCTAGAAGAGCTTACATGAAGAAGGCAGACTATACCAAATGCTCACAGGGATACAGAGGACTGAAGGGCACATTTTGGTGACAAAAGCATTAAATAGCACAAACTCTGAAAAGCCACCTGTATTAACTATGACAGTCAGCCCTTCCACCCTTCAGATATTTATTTAGATGAAATTAAAGCAAACACCCCAAAACAGATTTATTCACAAAAATATCCATgatttctatatgtgtaatagtcCCAATCTGAGAACAGCC
This window harbors:
- the LOC143640407 gene encoding olfactory receptor 14A16-like; this translates as MASTANHTVEMEFYLTLFSKDQEPQLAHGFLFLLIYLVALVGNLLIIILVTVDQCLHTPMYFFLKNLSFLDACLVSVTVPNFINDCLRMSNNSMVTEFLLLGFSDSRSPLLLPAVIFTAIYLAALVGNGLVITITSLDPGLHSPMYLFLRNLSLFDICLISAVVPKAVANWVTHCHSISFLGFVAHVFLVLFSADTGLCLLTAMSMDRYAAICHPLHYEAIMSRDTCVQMATLSWLSSGFLSAIHTRVTAEIVFIIINVFLDTGCFAGIIISYVFIFSTFRRIPSTAGRGKAYSTCLPHLAVVVLFLSTGFCAYLKPLLGFSSSTDLSLSVGYVVLPRSLNPIIYNLRNKAELEKLVTGKLLTNQHVLLFLQE